The following are encoded together in the Humulus lupulus chromosome 5, drHumLupu1.1, whole genome shotgun sequence genome:
- the LOC133778210 gene encoding urease accessory protein G produces the protein MASHDHHHAHDHHHQDHDHDHDHHHHHGDSGTGSWVGPDGKVYHSHDGLAPHSHEPIYSPGFFSKRAPPLHTRDFNERAFTIGIGGPVGTGKTALMLALCQFLRDKYSLAAVTNDIFTKEDGEFLVKHGALPEERIRAVETGGCPHAAIREDISINLGPLEELSNLFKADILLCESGGDNLAANFSRELADYIIYIIDVSGGDKIPRKGGPGITQADLLVINKTDLAAAVGADLEVMKRDALRMRDGGPFVFAQVKHGVGIEEIVNHVLQDWEDTTGKKRR, from the exons atgGCTTCTCATGATCACCACCATGCTCATGACCATCACCATCAAGATCATGATCATGATCATGATCATCACCATCACCATGGAGATTCGGGAACTGGGTCATGGGTAGGACCCGACGGAAAGGTGTACCATAGCCATGATGGACTGGCGCCACACTCACACGAACCCATTTACTCACCGGGGTTCTTCAGCAAAAGAGCTCCTCCACTTCACACTAGGGATTTCAATGAAAGAGCTTTCACTATTGGTATTGGTGGACCTGTTGGGACCGG GAAAACAGCTCTAATGTTGGCTCTCTGTCAATTTCTAAGAGACAAGTATAGTCTTGCTGCT GTGACAAATGACATATTCACAAAAGAGGATGGTGAGTTCTTGGTGAAGCATGGAGCACTCCCTGAAGAGAGGATAAGAGCTGTAGAAACAGGAGGTTGTCCACATGCTGCCATTCGCGAAGACATAAGTATCAATCTTGGCCCCCTTGAGGAGCTTTCAAATTTGTTCAAGGCAGACATACTTCTATGTGAATCCGGAGGAG ATAACTTAGCAGCCAACTTCAGCAGAGAACTTGCTGACTATATCATCTACATAATAGATGTATCTGGTGGTGATAAGATTCCTCGAAAAGGCGGTCCGGGAATCACTCAAGCTGATCTTCTG GTGATCAACAAAACTGACCTTGCAGCCGCTGTTGGAGCTGATTTAGAAGTCATGAAGAGGGATGCTCTTCGTATGCGAGACGGGGGTCCTTTTGTTTTTGCCCAG GTCAAGCATGGAGTGGGCATAGAGGAAATAGTGAACCACGTTTTACAGGATTGGGAAGATACAACTGGGAAGAAGCGCCGCTGA
- the LOC133778211 gene encoding flavin-containing monooxygenase FMO GS-OX-like 5 isoform X1: MSLSRNVAVIGAGPSGLIAAHVLRREGHKVVVFERQNQVGGTWVYTPVTESDPLGVDPVRNLVHTSLYRSLRTNLPREAMGFRIYPFSVKESEERDRRRFPGHREVLEYLTEFANEFGIVELVRFQTEVVYAGMVELEGGCKFWKVRSKSKLKKGDRDQDEEEEFVEVEEIYDAVVVCVGHYTEPSIAQIQGIDAWPGSQMHSHNYRIPEPFRHQVVVLIGASVSAADISLELAAVTKEVHIASRSIAAGTAPAKRPGYDNIWLHSMIERVHQDGSVAFEDGTVVFADTIIHCTGYKYHYPFLETNDIVTVDDNRVGPLYKHIFPPYLAPSLSFVGIPWKLPPFPVFEFQSKWVAGVLSNRIKLPSVEEMMEDVESFYSMLESSGLPKRYTHRMGESLFEYCNWLAVQCECEFLEEWRKEMLFAAISSFSLRPETYRNVWEDDHLILQAYQDWNLQ, translated from the exons ATGTCATTGTCACGCAACGTGGCCGTCATCGGAGCCGGACCTTCTGGTCTGATCGCCGCCCATGTGCTCCGCCGAGAAGGTCACAAAGTGGTGGTCTTTGAGCGGCAAAACCAAGTGGGTGGCACCTGGGTCTATACTCCAGTGACCGAGTCAGACCCACTTGGGGTTGACCCAGTTCGGAACCTGGTCCACACCAGCCTCTATCGCTCCCTTCGCACCAACCTCCCCAGAGAGGCGATGGGTTTTCGGATTTACCCGTTTTCGGTCAAAGAGTCCGAAGAAAGAGATCGAAGAAGGTTTCCGGGTCACAGGGAGGTTTTGGAGTACTTAACAGAGTTTGCCAATGAGTTTGGGATTGTTGAGTTGGTGAGGTTTCAGACTGAGGTGGTTTATGCAGGTATGGTGGAACTTGAAGGGGGCTGCAAGTTCTGGAAAGTAAGGTCAAAGTCAAAGTTAAAGAAGGGAGATCGTGATCAAGATGAGGAAGAAGAGTTTGTTGAAGTTGAGGAGATTTATGACGCTGTCGTTGTCTGCGTTGGCCATTATACAGAACCTAGTATTGCTCAAATTCAAG GCATTGATGCATGGCCAGGAAGCCAAATGCACAGCCACAATTACCGTATTCCAGAGCCATTTCGTCATCAG gttGTGGTTTTGATTGGAGCATCAGTAAGCGCAGCTGATATATCTCTAGAGTTAGCTGCAGTTACCAAAGAAGTCCACATCGCATCAAGATCGATTGCCGCTGGTACTGCACCCGCAAAGCGACCAGGATATGACAACATATGGCTACATTCTATG ATTGAAAGAGTCCATCAAGATGGTAGTGTAGCTTTTGAGGATGGTACTGTTGTCTTTGCTGATACCATTATTCACTGCACAGG GTATAAATATCATTATCCTTTCCTTGAAACCAATGACATTGTTACTGTGGATGACAACCGCGTTGGACCACTTTATAAGCACATTTTCCCGCCATACTTAGCTCCCTCGCTCTCCTTTGTCGGAATACCATGGAAG CTTCCTCCTTTTCCCGTTTTTGAGTTCCAGAGCAAGTGGGTAGCAGGTGTTCTTTCGAATCGAATCAAGCTTCCATCAGTAGAAGAGATGATGGAAGATGTTGAATCCTTTTACTCTATGCTTGAAAGTTCTGGCTTGCCAAAGCGGTATACTCATCGGATGGGAGAATCTCTG TTTGAGTACTGTAATTGGCTTGCTGTTCAGTGTGAGTGTGAATTCCTTGAAGAATGGAGGAAAGAAATGCTATTTGCAGCTATTAGCAGCTTCAGTTTACGGCCAGAGACATACCGCAACGTTTGGGAAGATGATCATTTGATATTGCAAGCTTACCAGGACTGGAATCTGCAATGA
- the LOC133778211 gene encoding flavin-containing monooxygenase FMO GS-OX-like 5 isoform X2 produces the protein MSLSRNVAVIGAGPSGLIAAHVLRREGHKVVVFERQNQVGGTWVYTPVTESDPLGVDPVRNLVHTSLYRSLRTNLPREAMGFRIYPFSVKESEERDRRRFPGHREVLEYLTEFANEFGIVELVRFQTEVVYAGMVELEGGCKFWKVRSKSKLKKGDRDQDEEEEFVEVEEIYDAVVVCVGHYTEPSIAQIQGIDAWPGSQMHSHNYRIPEPFRHQVVVLIGASVSAADISLELAAVTKEVHIASRSIAAGTAPAKRPGYDNIWLHSMIERVHQDGSVAFEDGTVVFADTIIHCTGYKYHYPFLETNDIVTVDDNRVGPLYKHIFPPYLAPSLSFVGIPWKVLKCQAGTN, from the exons ATGTCATTGTCACGCAACGTGGCCGTCATCGGAGCCGGACCTTCTGGTCTGATCGCCGCCCATGTGCTCCGCCGAGAAGGTCACAAAGTGGTGGTCTTTGAGCGGCAAAACCAAGTGGGTGGCACCTGGGTCTATACTCCAGTGACCGAGTCAGACCCACTTGGGGTTGACCCAGTTCGGAACCTGGTCCACACCAGCCTCTATCGCTCCCTTCGCACCAACCTCCCCAGAGAGGCGATGGGTTTTCGGATTTACCCGTTTTCGGTCAAAGAGTCCGAAGAAAGAGATCGAAGAAGGTTTCCGGGTCACAGGGAGGTTTTGGAGTACTTAACAGAGTTTGCCAATGAGTTTGGGATTGTTGAGTTGGTGAGGTTTCAGACTGAGGTGGTTTATGCAGGTATGGTGGAACTTGAAGGGGGCTGCAAGTTCTGGAAAGTAAGGTCAAAGTCAAAGTTAAAGAAGGGAGATCGTGATCAAGATGAGGAAGAAGAGTTTGTTGAAGTTGAGGAGATTTATGACGCTGTCGTTGTCTGCGTTGGCCATTATACAGAACCTAGTATTGCTCAAATTCAAG GCATTGATGCATGGCCAGGAAGCCAAATGCACAGCCACAATTACCGTATTCCAGAGCCATTTCGTCATCAG gttGTGGTTTTGATTGGAGCATCAGTAAGCGCAGCTGATATATCTCTAGAGTTAGCTGCAGTTACCAAAGAAGTCCACATCGCATCAAGATCGATTGCCGCTGGTACTGCACCCGCAAAGCGACCAGGATATGACAACATATGGCTACATTCTATG ATTGAAAGAGTCCATCAAGATGGTAGTGTAGCTTTTGAGGATGGTACTGTTGTCTTTGCTGATACCATTATTCACTGCACAGG GTATAAATATCATTATCCTTTCCTTGAAACCAATGACATTGTTACTGTGGATGACAACCGCGTTGGACCACTTTATAAGCACATTTTCCCGCCATACTTAGCTCCCTCGCTCTCCTTTGTCGGAATACCATGGAAG GTTCTTAAATGCCAAGCTGGTACCAATTGA